TCGTCACTCGGGTCCCAGCTGTCTTCAACACTGATTTCCCGAATTCCCACTATTGGCATGTAGTGCGTCTGATTAACACTACGGGTTCATCTGCTATACGATTTTGCCTTGGTTGCGTCATTGTCACTCATCCGGTTCGTAGATTTCAAAGTCAAGATTGTATGAGTTAGGATCCTCACCTCGGAGATCGGCGTACCGGTGAACCAGTGGCGTAAAGTCAAAATCAAAGTTTGCCCCCATGTCATTTGCTTCGTTGTGTAAGTCTTCGAAATAACGTGGGTGGGGATATTTCTCTTCAGTCGGTAGGTCTTCCCATGAGCGGTATTCTTCCATTATTTCAGTTAAGAATTTAATAGAGATAAGCGCACGCTCCAGTTTTGTGGATGGTCCTAAGTCGCGGTTCGCATACAACCTGACTCGGCCATCACCGAATATTTTAGCGTTTACTCTATGCTTTCCAATCGCAAAGTCGCCTTCTAACATGGCAACGTCCATATCTTTCAGGATACCTGCTAAGATGGGCAATGATTGCGAAATATCGTCGGAATCGTCCACCTCTGCGTCCCGACCGAAGTCAGCAGGATCTCCTCCAGTGATTTCAGTTGAATTCAATTCGACAATTTCTAAGCCGGTCGATAGATCTTCCGAGTGCTTGTCCTTGAGTACGAGCCAAAGTAAGAACTCTTCGTCAAAATCGTGATATGTAAAACTAACTTTATTTTTGAGAGAACTATTAACAGTGGGTGCTACATCGTCAACCCTCGTCTGCGCACCTTGTACAAATATTGTCTTCGGGTAGTCCCAATATAGGAACACGCTGCGAGTCTTCCGGGGAAAAGCATCCACATATCGAGGTTCTCCATCACGATATTCCACGGCCTCAATGGGCTCATTCGGATATTCCTCGTACCTGTATTCTATCCCTAAAATATCATCAGCCACTTCGCGTAGGTCGAATTGTACATTCTCTTCCTCAGCAAACTCTTCGAGATTAAGTTCAATTGAGCCGGACCCTTGTTGGCCGGGATCTCCTTGTTCAAAGTCGGGAAGTTGATCAAGAATCTGGTCTCGTAGCCCCTCAGGATCGTCTCGTTTTACGTCGGTTCGTATAATACTATTAAATACTAATTCACCACCGCCATACTCAAATGTCTCTTCTTCCTCTTCCTGTTCCTTCGCTTCGGTATCTGTCTCAGTGCTCATTTTTATTCACTCCATGAACGAGGTTAGGTCGTTGAGAATAAACTCTGCGTAGTCTTCCGATTCAAAGTTCGACGGTTGATATATTTCTACGTAGCCGCTTTCGCTCATCGTGGTCTTGATAATCTGCCCGTCTCTCTCAAATTGGAGCCCTAATTGATTCAGTTGGGAGCGCTCCAATACCTCGCCAATCTCATCATCGGAAAATACATTCTCTCCGTACACAACACCTTTCTCCGCATTTCCAACATTCCCGTAGAATCCTACCTGCCAAGGGTCGACGTTCTCAGCTGTATAGTACCTCTCAGCATACTCATTCAGATCTATCGTCGATCTATTCAAGCCATTTACACTGTGTTCGTAGGACAGAATGTCGAACACAAATGTCCCACGACCGCTACCAACAGCCACGAACTCATCGGGTACTAAAACGAAATCGGTGTATTTCCCCTTTTTTAACGGTTCATCTTGTACGCTAATATCACCAGTGTCTGGGTCAATGTGTATGTTCGTATCGTCTTCCACCTCTTGTGTTGCCGCTTGACCGCTAATTACCTCTCTACCACCCGTGGTGTGGTTTGTATTCCTAACTTGGAATGAATGTGTGAACTCTGTTCCATCCTTCTCAAACGTATTATGGAACGACGAGACATCGTCTAAGCTTCCGTCGATTAGACCAACCACGCCAGCTTTCATACCTATCAAATAATATGTTCGACTAATAATTCTTTCCCCCGAAGACACACTTAGTAAAATTTGAAATAAACAGATAGAATCCCACATTGCGAGACCGACTAGCCATCGTTCTCTTTTTTAGGTGACACACTTGGGCCGAATTTAATAGGCTAATGCAGGAAACCCTCAAGAGACCACTCTCACAAAACCCACCCATGAGCGACGTGGTCTACGCGATTCGGATTTCTCATCTCGAATACTCCGGGCTCAAAATTATGGACATCAAGATCGGCAAGTCCACCGATATCGAGAACACCCTCCGCCAGTACAGCCGGGGCAACCGCGACATCGAACTGCTCGACATGTGGACGCCGAACCCCGACAAGACCCTCTCCACCGCCGAGCGCGGCGTCCACGCGGTCGCCGAGCGCTACGCCTACGACAAACAGAGCGAGAAGTTCGTCTTCCTCCAGGGTGCGTACCAGGAGTTCGCCGAGACGGTCAACATGCTCCTCCAAAACGTCAGTCGCGAGGACCTCGCTGCGGCGTCGGCGTCGAGCGAGTCCGACGACGTCGACGACTACACCGGTACGACGCCCTCGGTAATCAAGATCCTCGGCGAGACGCACGACGTCGGCAGCTGGGCGGACGCGCTGACAGTGGGGGTCGCGGCGATCCTTCGCGACGTGGATGATCAGGAGCGTATTACCGAGATCGACGGTCGGACGCGAAGCTACTTTGTGGAGGAGGGCCGGCAGTCTGATCTGGTCTCGCCTCGGCGGATTCCGGATACTAATCTGTACGTGGAGACCAACTTCTCCGCGAACGACTGCGTTCGGAAGATTGAGCAGGTGATGGCGAAGTACGGGTACGACAGGGCTGAACTGGAGATATTTATTGAAGAATCTTGATTGAGCGGCTCTGATGGATTGAGATTGATTGGAAGTATATCCCATGATATATCAGATAGTGAAGGATATTCTAAATCATGGTAAACAGAAATCCGGAGACTGAGGCCGTAGCAAATGAGATCGCAGAATTGCTGATAAAACAAGACTATCAAAGTGGATGGGTTACAGAGGCGATCTTCGTCACAGCACTTGACCTACAAAATAACCCACATATCGATCTTCAGCGAGATCATCCAGAGCTCAATTCTGGAATAAACGAGGTCTGGAACACTCAACCAGAGTGGATATTGAACGAATTACAATCGAACGATTTGCCAAGTGGATTCTCACAGTCTACCTCAAGAGGTGTTGCCAAAGTAGTCGATCTAAATGACCCCATACTCAATCACGAATGGCTCATGTACCCGGGCGACGACTTTGTAGAGGTTCTAGTAAGGCAGTATTATCCTATAATTTGTGGTGAGAATAGTCTTCAGTCCCTCACTCAAGCTACAAGGTCGAAAAAGAACGTTGTTCGTGATGGAACACTCATGTTGATCGCTGGTGGTGAATCTGCTCTTCTCCCCTTGCTTGGTCTTTTCACACTACATTTAGTAGAAAGTAATATCGATGAAGTGTGTGAAGAATACACAAAGTACTAGACTGCTATATTTGCGCCCCTACAAGCAAGAACAATCATTTGCGGTATAGATTTTCAGAGTATCTTCTTAGATCCGATTCCAGCTCAAGATCATCCTTACTGTCTCAAACTCCCTCCGGATCGAAGTTCATCACTAACCGCTCTTTCGCGTCCTTCGCCTCGCCGCGTTTCCCGCTGTTGATGAACCGCTTCTCGTCGCGGTCGAGCACGTACACGTCCTCGAACCTCTCCGGCAGGTCCTCGTACGAACAGATACAGTCACCCTCCAGCCCCGCCAGCCCGGCGACGAGCGCCTCATGGCTGATTCTGTTCACAAGGGAGACCGCCAGCACAGTCACGACCAGACCGCCGGAAACGACCTGGACTGTAACGCTCGCGAAGCGATGTTGAGGTGTAGCCCGTAGCAAGAAAGTAACTGAAGAGGTTGCCGCTGAGGTGGCTGGCGCTTGCGTGGAAGTACGCGGCCGTAAATACCGTGTACCACTGTGGATCGCTTGGTGCGAGTGCGAGTTGCTGTTGGAGGGCCATCGGAGTTAAAAAATAAACTATACACAAGAGAGCTGGTACTAACAGAATAAAGACTAAATCAACATTTGGTCTGTTCGGTTTTTCCATTATTTGTCGGTGAGAGTCAGACAGTCTGAGGAGGAAGCAAAATAGTCAATTAGAAAGATTATCTACTTCGTCATTGGATGTACGCGGACTGTCTCCTAGTTATTGAGAAACTCTGAATTTTTGACCCGCTTTTTTGCTTCTTCAGTGGCTATATCTTCCATTTCAGACAACGATTTGAATTCCTCTCCTTTTAAATAATCATCCAAAGCAGAGTTCACAATTTGACATCCTCCCGCGCCTGAAGACGCGGGAATCCCACGGCACCGCACCGCTGAGTTGGGATATTACGGTTCGCGGTTAGCAACCTGTTCTCGTGGGGCGAAAATACCCTCACTACGGTCGAACAGGTGAACCGCTGGCTGTGCCAACCAGCCGTTATCCCTATCACCGCCATCCGTGGCGAGACTCGGGAGTACCTTTTGCCGAATATTCTCCGCACCGTTAACGTCCGCGTTCGCCACCGTGTCGCACTCCTCACAGACGTACAGTCCGCGTTCAACGCGCTGATTCTTGTCTGTGTGACCACACGCTGAACACGACTTCGACGTGTCGCGTTCCGATTCTAACTCCACGTCGATGCCTTCCGCTTCCGCCTTGTAGTCGAGAAGCGTTGTGAAGCGGTCGAACGCCCACCCGTGCAAGTCGAGGTTGCCGTGGTCGCCCCAATTACGAGATTCGCCACTCTCATCATCCTCACGAATGCCGCCAAGGTCACCAACGACAAGCGTCCCGACACCTCGTTCGACACACTGTTCCACGATCGCTTTCGAGAGGGAGTGTAAGAAGTGTGTCCGGCGACCAGTCCACTTCCGGTCAAGACGAGTCGCCTCAAGGGACGAAGAATCGTCGCACTTGGCCTTCTTTTTTGTGAAGTAGTATTCGTCCTCTTTGAGTGCGCCACCGGGATACAACACCGACTCGCCACCGAACGAGACGGCGGCGAAGTTGCAAATCCCGAGGTCAACACCGGCCACCCCGTCACCCGGCGGTTCCGGGTCAATCGTGGTGCGACAGACGAATTGCAGTCGCCATTTGTCGCGTTTGTGGACGGCTCGAACCTGTTGAATATCCCACTCGGTTAGGTCAACATCCGGGCGAGTCTGATACTCACAGAGTATGAAGTCTGAACGGTGTTCTTTGAGGTTGCGACCTTTCGAGAGGCGAACGCGATTGAACTGTGCATCGTGCTTGAAGCCAGCCGATTTGAACGACACGGTTGAACGTGGGTGGGAATCGCCGCTTTTGCGATAGCCGGGCGGTCGGGCACGGTCGTCGCCGTTCTGACGCTTTCCGAACCAGCCGTTGAACGCTTCAGCGAGTTCTTCGAGAACGCGCTGACTGGATTGAGAATGTAAGTCCGTGTAGCGTTCGTGGCCCTTGAGTTCGGCTTTGAGTTCCCCGTCATCGGGAATCTCGCCCGTCTCGTCCCACTGTTCTTGTGCGTAGTAGCGACCGACGTTCCAGAGTTTTGAGGCGGCCCATCCGAGTTGGTCGAGGTAGTCACGAACCTGTTGCTGGTTCGTGATCGTGGCCTCGAAGGTTCGGATGGTTCGACTCATTTCTGGCTTCATAACTGGTTATGTGTGCCGTTTTGTTAATAGTGCCGGTTAGCGTGGAATATCCGGTTATGCCATCGACGGTGGTTGGTGCAGAGTATTGTCGGATTCATCCTGCGCCTAAAGGCGCAGGTATTCTCCTTGGTTCTGTATAAAATCTCCTCAACTCTGGTCCAGAATTAGGAGGGGTAATATACGCGAATCTTACCACAATTTGGCCGTCATCAGTGTCATTCCTAACCTCAATTTCAAGCGATGGTGCATGATTTGATTCTGTTACTTCAGTTATTTCCATACAGACACTTGACTTGTTATCCGGTAAAACTATTTTGCCAAGTCTAGGACATCACTCTTGATTAACGAGACCCTCTACGAGACTCGTGACGTCGAACTGCCCGACATGTGGACGCCGAACCCCGACAAGACCCTCTCCACTGCCGAGCACGGTGTCCACGTGGTCGCCGAGCGATACGCCTACGACAAAACAGAGCGAGAAGTTTGTCTTCCTTCAGAGCACGTAACAAGAGTTCGTTGGGACGGTCAACATCCTCTTCCGAAACGTCAGTCGGGGGACCTCGCCGTGGAGTCGGCGTTGAGCGAGTCTGACGATGTCTGTGGGCTCCGACTCGTACGTATCCTCCACGGCGACGACATACGCGACGAGTAGGGATCCACCAACCCATCGACGACGTCTGAGTAGCCGCAAGAGTATCTCTTGACCTCGGTCTGAACAGTTCTGAAAGCGAGTACGTTCTCAATGTTAGAACGCAGAATTACCAGTTTCTCAATTACTTCAGAAACACCGAAGCAGAAACAGCAAATCTGTGGCTCAGATCGTTTGCCTTCGCATGTTATCTGCTTGTCTGAACATTACCAATTTCCTAACCAAACATTGATTAGTGTTTGTTTGTTTGTCAATTTTAATGAGCACAAGTGGTAATGAGGATTCCGCTGGGCTATGGTGGTTTGAAGAAGTTCCCTGCGGTCGCTCCCGAAAACAGGGATTAATACAGAAGAAGACGTTCAGTCGAGATTTGGAGACTTTTGTCCGAGAAATTCTCCAAAATTCGACGGACGCAAGAGAGGATCCAAACGATCCCGTTAAAGTCTCGTTTCGTCTCCATGAGTTTGACGACCGCACTGTGTTCGAAGAGGCGTTGCGGTGGAACAAGCTGTATGATCACGTAAAGGCCGCTGGGAAGGATCAAGATGGACACGGACTCACAGATTACGTCGAATACCTTGAGGACGGAGGGACGTTCAGGATTCTGATTGTAGAAGAGGAGAACGCCAAAGGGATTCAAGGAAACGAGGAGGACCAGGACTCTGACTACGCAGCGCTAATACGTGACCCAGGTGCGAGTAACAAGGGAGGGAGTACAGGCGGTCGTCACGGGTTGGGAAGTACACTCCTCTGGGTTGCCTCTGGCTTTCAAACTGTCCTCTTCAATTCTACTTTGGCAAAGGAAATGGAAGGCCAGACCTCTCCTCGATTGGTCGGGCGGTGTTTCATTCCGACACACGAACTATCAGACGGGGAGTGCTACGCGAACGATGGATGGTTCGGCGCCCAGTCGGGAATGGAGCGTGATGAGCTCCAACGGCCAGAGTCTATCTGGGGTGACGCTGCTAGTGACTTGGCTGACAATCTTGAGATGGGCCGGCCAGACAGTTACGGGACCACCATCATGATTCCGGGGTTCCGTGACCCGGCCGACCCAGCCATGGACGACCAACCCTCGCCGCAGGAGCTGTGTCGGGAGTTCGAAAAATCAACTGCGGACTACTTTTGGCCGGCAATCCGAGCGGGTGATCTAGAAGTCGACATCAACATGTGTGGTCACAGCTCAAGACTCACGAAAGATACTATCAAAGACCACGAGAGAATCGCTCCGTTCGTCACCTGCTACGATCAGATACGTGAGGCCCCAGAATCGTTCAAAGGACCGGGAACGGTAGCGAAGACCAACGAAGAGTATAGCATCGTCAGCAAGAAGGAAGACGAGTGTGAGGAGAACGAAGAGTACCCTACACCGTCTGACGGGCACGTAACTGTCGCCGCCCGGAAAGCTAATCCGAGCGATACCGAGGGACCAGCGTCTAAGCGAATCGGTGAGATAGCCATGTTCAGAGGTCCGGGCATGGTCGTGAAGTACAAGTCAGGCCACTACCTCGGCCACTCTGGAAAGTACCACGCTCTCCTCGCAGCAGGGAAAGCGCGCACTTTACCAGGGGAGTCCCACGATTCTACCGACGAAGCAATTGACGACTTTCTGGCGATGGCGGAGCCGCCGATGCATGACCGTTGGTACGGGGAAAAGAATGACGAGCTGAGCGCGAAGTACGAATATGGCGCGAAAGGGCCGGCTGACGACATCTCAACTAAGATTCTCCGCAACGGTCTCTCGAAGATACTGTACAACCAATCACGCCAAGGGGGGTCGCTGACACGACCTGGTCGCGACATACTGCCCAAAACGCGTTCGGATCTTGCGAAGGACGGGGGTACAAATCCTCCGACACCGACCATCCCACCGCTGTTTGACTGGGATATTAAGGACGAGATCGTTGGAAACAGTTGGAATTTTACTGGCAGTATCGGACCGAATACCGAACGGAAACAGATCGCAGGAAATCCAATCGACGGATGGGAAACGACTTTCGAAATCGTCGCACTCTTTGAGGACAACAGAGAGGCTGATACGGTCGTCATTGAAGACGTGGACGCCGAGGTGGAGAGTGGGAGTGGTTCGACCACAACGGAAACCCTAGAACACGGTGAGAAAGGACGTATAGAGGTCCAAGGCGACGTCAAGAATGTAGAGTACAGTATCGAAGCTCGACTCCCTGGACGTCGGGCGCGGCTTGGAGATGTGTCGAAGACCAGACTCAAGCTGACGGATGGTTCCGTGGAGGTGAGTAGCTGAACATGTCCAGCACGATCCAACTAAACCGACCGCTCAAGTACGAGACATTTCCTCACCACTGTGCGCTTGGCGAACTTGATTTCTGGATTGAAGAGTATGCGGTTGATGGCGACGAGGCTATCGAGCCGGAAGACGACCGACGACTTGATCTCACCGAGTACCAAGGTTGGTCAGAGATTGAGTTCACCCTCTGTGTAAACGTCCCAAGTTCGCTCCTTAACGAAGTCCTTCCCGAGATCGGAGAAAGTACCGCGGCTGACCCCCCGGACAAAGGGCCCGCGGACGTCGTCATAGCTGGTCACTGTGTGAGTACCTACACGCGAGCAGGGACAGTCCTGAACGATGGACACGAAGTCGGTGCTGAAACGGTAGACGACACGCTCACAATCTCCGCAGACAATATAGAGGATAGACTCGTTCTCCGTCCCTACCTCCTCCGGTCTAAGCCTCTCAAATCAAAAACTGAATCGTCACTCGGGTTGGCACCGAGCCATGACTATGCGACCGAACCTGGAACCCTCCTTTCTGACGGTAGTGAGTGTCGGATCGAAATCACCGAGGAAGATCCGGGGAGCGACGATGTGCTACAAGTTGAGCGGACATCATTTGAGAGAGAGAATGAAGACGACGAAACGCCGTTCCCGCCAGCCGATCGGATGTACTACCTAGATCTGAAACGAGATCCAAACAATCCAGTCCTTTATTTCAATGAGGATCATGACCAGGTGGTTGATATTGTGTGGAACGGAGATAGCAATTACGACGATCTCACGGCCGAGTTGATCTGGGATCAAGTAATGACGCCCGTATGGACCAGAATGGTCCAGGTCGCTGCCGACGAGTATAATTCCGACTCAAAAGAGTGGACACCAGAGTGGCAACCAGCGGTATTCGAAATGTTGAGTGAGTACCTGTATGAAGGAGAAGATAAGTCTCCACAGAAAGCCGCAGAGTCGCTACAACAGGAGCTAGAAGAAAGTCCCATGGCTGCGACAGAACGGATTGAACAGGCGGTCCAGGGGCTACTAAATCCTGCTGAACAGGTCAATAACCACGCAAAGAGGGTGGGTGGCCGATGAGCGTTTGGGATCCTAGCAGTGATCTTGAGGATGGACAGGAGCTGGTTAGACTGGCGGATGGGGCACAGAGTCTGCTCAGTAAGTACGATGAGTTTCTACGTGGCGATTACGACAGCATCCCTCAGACGGAACTTGAGCCACATATCCAATCGACTGGGCTGACAGCCGACTTAGCCACGCTGGAAGATGAACTGAGGGCCATCGCGTCGGATACGACCCCCGAAACCGCGCAAGCAGACCCGGAGTCGGCTGTCGTTGTTCATCGCTGTGTTGATCTAACCCGGGCGGAGGCGTCCGATTCGGGGCTCTGGAGTGCGTTTGCGATATTATACTTCCCATGGTTTGTTAACCATCGATGGGCGTTCAACAGCGTTTCGGCGATGAAAGAGAAGTTCTGGACACAGGCTAGGGCTCTTGACGGGAAAGCCAGTACTTTTGAGCGAGCCTGGTGGATAGCTGAGCTGACGTGTGAGGAGAATGATGATGGGAGCGTTAATTACGAACCCACCCGGCGCGCACTCAGCAGGCGACGATTCTCGCTTCTAGTTTTCGACACACCCATGGCCCGATATGAACCGGCAGTGAGGGCTCTACTTGATGTGTTGTACGACGAAGCAGAGGACGACGAAGAGGGAAGTTTGGTAGACAACGACGTCATTGACGAGACAATCAAGCGTTTCAGGAAGTCTGGCTCGGTCTTCCCCTATGAGGGGCAACGAAAGTCCGATCTGAAAAAGACCCTTCGTAGTATCCGCAGTGAGGTAGAGGAGTCAACCGCAGCCACTGATTCGTAGAATATCGCTAGAACCCTCCAGAACAGGGTTGCGATTCAAAAACCGAACCAGCTGGATTTTGCGCAATCTAAAGTGGCTAACAAAGGGCCTATGGTAATTCAGTCTTATATCATACTATAACTCAAAGGGTATATCTCCTGAGACTGATCGGTTGAACGCTTAATGTGAGGAAGACATCATCAGACAGCCCGAAATGGTCAAATCTAGAGTGAAAGAAGGCCTCCAGACACAGTTGGTTACTCTTCGAAGTCGGTCAGTTGTTTATTGTCTGCTTCTCGCCGGCTGGTTTCCATCCGCTCGTCGTAGTCAGAATAATCGACACGATTCTCAGTTACGCCCTGCTCTTCCTCGTAGACCGCTAACCACGCTCTGACCAGGTACTGGATGAAGGGTGCGGGGATCGTGTTCTTGGCCATGTGTTGCTTGGTGTATGGCCTTGGGTCGTACCCTTTTGTTGACGCCCACCACTCCTTTGACCGCTCTGAGAAGAAGAACGACGAGGTCTCGGTCGTGTCAGAACTACCGTTCGTGGTCAAGAACGCCCTCTCACGGGGCGGTGAAGCTACGTGGAAGGAAGTCTCGAATGCGCGCTCATACTCTATCGGAAGGCCAAACATCCGCCCGCTGAGGATTGTCGGATCCCGGAGTGGTTCGGCTTTCGGGACATTCTCAATGACGTAGTGGTCGCAGTAATCCTGAGCGATAGAACGAGCACTCGGAATCATGTTCTCGTGCTCGTCAGGGTCCCCTGAGATACTCGTCGTCGCTGCCCACTTGGTACATACGGGGTGGAAGACGCCGAGGTCAAACGTCACCTCGTCCTTAATCGGGAAACCCCAGTCTTTCTCTTCGTCACCCTCAGGCAGGAGATGAGCGTCCGCAGCGATCGGCTCACTCTCGTTCGTGTCTTGAGGATCGATGCTCACTCGAATGACGTCACCGAAGTTTGAGAGCACCTCCGACTCAGTCCCCTTGTCGGCGAAGCAGTGGAGAATAGTTGGCCGTTCATCGTCCCTATACTCACTCATGGGTTCACCCTAACGAAAGTAGATAAGACGCTCTTAGCACGAATAGGAACTAGTAGCGAGCCTTCAGATACTCCGGGGCTAGCCATCTTACCCGAACTCTATGCGGAGCGAATATATTTCCCTCGCATGGAGTCGGGGGAGCTCTCGAATCAGTCTGCGATGGATGGTTCTGGGACGGCTTCCTCCCCGGCGTCGTAGTGCGAGAGGATTGCTTCACCAATACGCTGGCCGAGCAGCGGAGGTACGGCGTTCCCGATCATACGGCCGAGGCGTGTAATTGACGCGTCATCCCAGTCTTTAACGAACTTGTAATCTTCGGGGAAGGTCTGAATCATCGCGCCCTCGAGAACCGAGA
This genomic window from Halorubrum sp. PV6 contains:
- a CDS encoding RNA-guided endonuclease TnpB family protein, coding for MSRTIRTFEATITNQQQVRDYLDQLGWAASKLWNVGRYYAQEQWDETGEIPDDGELKAELKGHERYTDLHSQSSQRVLEELAEAFNGWFGKRQNGDDRARPPGYRKSGDSHPRSTVSFKSAGFKHDAQFNRVRLSKGRNLKEHRSDFILCEYQTRPDVDLTEWDIQQVRAVHKRDKWRLQFVCRTTIDPEPPGDGVAGVDLGICNFAAVSFGGESVLYPGGALKEDEYYFTKKKAKCDDSSSLEATRLDRKWTGRRTHFLHSLSKAIVEQCVERGVGTLVVGDLGGIREDDESGESRNWGDHGNLDLHGWAFDRFTTLLDYKAEAEGIDVELESERDTSKSCSACGHTDKNQRVERGLYVCEECDTVANADVNGAENIRQKVLPSLATDGGDRDNGWLAQPAVHLFDRSEGIFAPREQVANREP
- a CDS encoding DUF6339 family protein, whose product is MSVWDPSSDLEDGQELVRLADGAQSLLSKYDEFLRGDYDSIPQTELEPHIQSTGLTADLATLEDELRAIASDTTPETAQADPESAVVVHRCVDLTRAEASDSGLWSAFAILYFPWFVNHRWAFNSVSAMKEKFWTQARALDGKASTFERAWWIAELTCEENDDGSVNYEPTRRALSRRRFSLLVFDTPMARYEPAVRALLDVLYDEAEDDEEGSLVDNDVIDETIKRFRKSGSVFPYEGQRKSDLKKTLRSIRSEVEESTAATDS